Genomic DNA from Oryza sativa Japonica Group chromosome 5, ASM3414082v1:
TCTTTGGCGGCCAGTGCTTTCCTGTTAACAATGCCATAGACCTCTGTGATGATAGTCTGAAAGGCTTCCTCCACATTCACGGCCTCCATAGCTGATGTCTCAAGAAAAAACAGCCCCTCCTTTTCAGCCAATGCCTTACCTTCATCCTCGGAGACAGCCCTTAGATGAATCAAATCAGACTTATTACCGACCATCATGATAACAATGCTCGAGTCGGCATGGTCGCGGAGCTCACGAAGCCACCTGTGGACATTGTCGAAGCTCTGCCTCTTTGTGATGTCGTAAACAAGGAGAGCCCCAACAGCGCCACGGTAGTAAGCACTTGTGATGGCACGATATCTCTCCTGTCCTGCTGTGTCCCAGATCTGAGCCTTTATTGTTTTGCCCTCCATCTGCTAACAAGGCTAATTACAATAAGATACCAAAGAATAGCTGGCTGGACTAATAAATGCATGATCATACAGACTTAGTAAGTCCCTGACGCAGTACTTGGGCTTGGGCCTGTTcattttgatgccattttcaaccttaccaaattttggtaaagttaccaaaaaagtgGTTACATTTAGTTTACtactaaattttgataactatataaaaaatgcaagttaccaaaattttgataactttgctatgccaaaatttggtaaggttttttttagcatcaaagtgaacaggcccttggTATAGTAGCTGTCTGTCCTGTTCAACCACAAAAGTGGCTTTTCAATAGAACAATAAAATATTGAATACAATGTCATCATGCCAAAATATTAATGAGATCGAGGAATTAGTGTGACGAGAAAAGCGGAAAAGAAAAGCTGGCACAGATGACAAGGGAAATCTTAACATATGACAGTCTTGCTTCACCTAACACTCAAGGACAGACGGGATAGCACATAGATACCAGAGGAAGTAGCTGGCATATCATCCTATCAATCACTCCATCATCCAACCAATAAtgtgatccattttttttttaaaaagaagcgAATATAGCATTCACAAAAACTGTAAGTAACTTGAAGGACGGGTGATGTCACAGTAAATCAAGTGAACGACTAGTGTGACCACTACCTGATTGGCAAGACAAGGAAATGAATTGAACAATGCATTTGCAACATTTGAACAGATGGTTCATCAATAATCTTTTTGAGACACGCAGATGATCCAACTAGTCGAAAGTGAGAGCCTTCCATCCACAAGAAAGAACTCGTCAGGCGAGCAGCTGTCATTGGGGGGACGCAATCATGGCGGGATCGTTCGCCCATCCAGATCAGAAGGCCAAGATCTGGTGGTTTGGGATCGGCACGACGACTAGCAGGGACCATCCAATGTAGGAAAGACGAGCGCGCGCGTAGGAACATTTGCAAAATATAATCGAAGGGAAGAGAGGGGGAGAAGGAATGCAGCGGGCGGTGACCTGCAGGGATTTGGTGGCGAACTCGACGCCGATGGTGGACTTGGAGTCGAGGGAGAAGTGGTTGCGGGTGAAGCGGGAGAGGATATTAGACTTGCCGACGCCGCTGTCGCCGATCAGCACCATCTTGAACAGGTACGAGTACTCGTGATCCACCCGCCCGCCCATCTCGCCTCACCTCCTCCGGGCACCGCCTCCGAGATCTTCCTCCTTGCCGATGGAGTGGCGGAGAAGAAGACTAGGAAAGGGAAAGGGAACGTGGGGAGGGAATGGGGAAGGCAGAGGAGGGGAAGAAAAGTAGTGGGGAGTGGTGGCCTGGTGGGTGGGGGTGGCTGTGGTGGTGGGAGAGCACTCGCTCAACTAACCGAGGAAAGGGAAATTAGGGttccttagggtgtgtttgcaaACCCTTTTTTCTAACCCATCTTCCTCGTTTCCGCgcgtacgtttttcaaactgttaaacggtgtgttttttaaaaaaatttatatacgaaagttgtttaaaaaaaatcaaattaatccatttttttttaaaaaatatagcaaatacttaattaatcacgtgctaatggaccactTCGTTTTCCGTGTTTACTGTGCAAGTTGGGTAGCAAACACACCCTTTAATCACACGAATGGAAAAAACGTAGCAATTAAAAAATACAGGATTAATTTAAGTGTGAAACATAGAATTATAAATACAGGGAAAATATA
This window encodes:
- the LOC4338288 gene encoding ras-related protein RGP2, with amino-acid sequence MGGRVDHEYSYLFKMVLIGDSGVGKSNILSRFTRNHFSLDSKSTIGVEFATKSLQMEGKTIKAQIWDTAGQERYRAITSAYYRGAVGALLVYDITKRQSFDNVHRWLRELRDHADSSIVIMMVGNKSDLIHLRAVSEDEGKALAEKEGLFFLETSAMEAVNVEEAFQTIITEVYGIVNRKALAAKEAAAASAPLPSQGKTISIDSAAGNTKRACCSA